A section of the Parasteatoda tepidariorum isolate YZ-2023 chromosome 6, CAS_Ptep_4.0, whole genome shotgun sequence genome encodes:
- the LOC107437042 gene encoding ATP synthase lipid-binding protein, mitochondrial: protein MYALTPCFRAMMTSAVRSSVRPLSATVSTLRVPEERPFVVQPSKVLPKITFSSSLISQLPRALHTSAVQRDIDSAAKFIGAGAATVGVAGSGAGIGSVFGSLIVGYARNPSLKQQLFSYAILGFALSEAMGLFCLMMAFLLLFAF from the coding sequence atGTACGCTTTAACTCCATGCTTCAGAGCCATGATGACCTCTGCTGTTCGATCATCAGTGAGGCCTCTTAGTGCTACTGTGAGCACATTGAGAGTGCCGGAGGAGCGGCCATTTGTCGTGCAGCCATCTAAAGTTTTGCCTAAAATCACATTTTCCTCGTCTCTAATTTCTCAGCTGCCCCGAGCTCTTCATACTAGTGCAGTTCAAAGGGATATTGATTCTGCAGCTAAATTTATCGGAGCTGGAGCTGCTACAGTCGGTGTTGCCGGATCAGGAGCCGGTATTGGATCAGTTTTCGGAAGCCTAATTGTAGGTTACGCCAGAAATCCATCTCTGAAACAACAACTCTTCTCATATGCTATCTTAGGATTTGCCTTATCCGAAGCCATGGGTCTCTTCTGTCTCATGATGGCCTTCTTGCTACTATTCGCATTCTAA
- the LOC139425720 gene encoding uncharacterized protein, which produces MEYATPVWSHSSSTSRERLDKVQAKAAKIMSGAVSSTNNLRIQEECGLVPLEERRQMLTVKFTNNAHSLDEGHISHRTIINWNKKSRHKKSSPLLFDRDIREKIHLKPEDFLFRNETPATRVVPVNTTICLELIEPCSKKYHANKLKEIGMKTIDSLSGLNHVRAFTDGSSDSTFPNGGAGVVLLLPDDQKREIATGAGKIASNFTAELIAISTAIETYINLEPSEQLSGIIIFSDCRSALQALSKGTSSLILNIIEQLGQLQRLRKKCFLQWISAHVNLEFNEIADSLAKNARDLNQKSIPTTF; this is translated from the exons ATGGAATATGCCACACCTGTATGGTCACACTCCTCCTCTACTTCAAGAGAGAGACTTGATAAAGTACAAGCAAAAGCTGCAAAAATAATGTCTGGTGCTGTCTCATCAACAAACAACTTAAGAATTCAAGAGGAATGCGGTTTGGTCCCTCTGGAAGAAAGGAGACAAatgttaactgttaaatttacaaataatgccCATAGTCTTGACGAGGGGCACATTTCACATCGTACTATTATAAACTGgaataaaaaatctagacaCAAAAAGTCATCTCCCCTTCTGTTTGACAGGGACATCAGAGAAAAAATTCACCTTAAACCCGAGGACTTTCTTTTCAGAAACGAAACTCCCGCTACTCGAGTTGTTCCAGTGAATACGACAATCTGTCTAGAACTCATCGAGCCCTGCTCGAAAAAATATCATGCGAATAAACTCAAGGAAATTGGGATGAAAACTATCGACTCTCTATCTGGCCTCAATCATGTCAGGGCTTTTACTGATGGATCTTCTGACTCCACTTTCCCCAACGGAGGTGCGGGAGTGGTACTGCTCCTACCTGATGATCAAAAACGAGAGATCGCAACTGGTGCTGGAAAAATCGCATCTAATTTTACGGCAGAATTGATTGCCATTTCTACGGCAATCGAAACGTACATCAATCTTGAACCTTCAGAGCAGCTTAGTGGTATCATCATCTTCAGCGACTGCAGATCTGCCTTACAGGCCCTCAGCAAAGGTACCTCAAGCCTTATTCTGAATATCATAGAACAACTTGGACAACTTCAGCGTCTCCGGAAAAAATGCTTCTTGCAGTGGATTTCCGCCCATGTGAACCTAGAGTTCAATGAAATAGCTGATTCCTTGGCTAAAAATGCCAGAGATCTCAATCAAAAGTCAATCCCAACCAC attttaa
- the LOC107437041 gene encoding UPF0047 protein YjbQ, translating to MSRSNVSSDSSNFKFGSAWFQKKINIRPVLRGCHLITDEILKQVPEIARFSIGLLHIEIMHTSASLALNENWDPDVREDMEAFLTELVPESTPFRHSCEGPDDMPAHIKSCFLGSHLTIPITDGQLNLGSWQGVWLCEHRNRAGSRKMMVTINGALRD from the exons ATGTCCAGAAGTAATGTCTCAAGCGATTCTTCTAATTTCAAATTCGGTTCTGCTTggtttcagaagaaaataaacatacgACCTGTTCTCAGAGGATGTCATTTAATTACAGATGAAATCTTAAAACAAGTACCGGAAATAGCAAGATTCTCTATCGGGTTGCTTCATATTGAaa TCATGCATACCTCTGCTAGTTTGGCTCTTAACGAG aactggGATCCTGATGTCAG ggAAGACATGGAAGCCTTTTTGACCGAGCTTGTTCCTGAA agCACTCCTTTTAGACATTCATGTGAAGGACCAGATGATATG CCAGCACACATCAAGTCTTGTTTTCTTGGATCTCATCTCACTATTCCAATCACTGATGGTCAACTGAATTTGGGCAGTTGGCAGGGTGTGTGGCTGTGTGAGCACAGAAACAGAGCAG GTTCACGAAAAATGATGGTGACAATCAATGGAGCTCTGAGGGattaa